The proteins below come from a single Salvelinus fontinalis isolate EN_2023a chromosome 1, ASM2944872v1, whole genome shotgun sequence genomic window:
- the LOC129858317 gene encoding protein phosphatase 1 regulatory subunit 3C-B-like, whose protein sequence is MPGPIMPVDIAMQMYITHSPPLRSFLSSYENLRVKNRENHYKALRPCISSQRPLEARKSPKTTIKIPKGKKKVVFADSKGMSLTAIHVFSKFDEKPVFSDLQFDLTDLENANMELKVSTMRSLALDFPQPAADYLAFRNRLLKDSVCLENCTLQERSLTGTVKVRNLGFEKSVQVRLTVDSWKTHTDIDCTFMNNVYSCQDTDTFTFVFDLPSYVHPYNKVEFCICFKSKNQVFWDNNDGENYMLKPIGWNREDVQTLSKTIVEHKNGNKLLEMEFDQFGSPRLSSGLFPGWQSLGRIENGANYW, encoded by the coding sequence ATGCCAGGCCCTATTATGCCTGTAGATATTGCTATGCAGATGTACATCACACACTCTCCACCTCTCAGGAGCTTCCTCAGCTCCTATGAGAACTTGAGGGTCAAGAACCGGGAAAACCACTACAAGGCCCTCCGGCCCTGCATTAGCTCCCAAAGGCCCTTGGAGGCCCGGAAGAGCCCCAAGACCACCATAAAGATCCCCAAAGGCAAGAAGAAAGTGGTCTTTGCCGACTCCAAAGGCATGTCCCTTACAGCCATCCACGTCTTTTCAAAGTTCGATGAAAAGCCTGTGTTCTCCGACTTACAATTTGACCTTACAGACCTGGAGAATGCCAACATGGAGCTGAAGGTCAGCACCATGCGAAGCCTGGCGCTGGACTTCCCCCAACCCGCTGCAGACTATCTGGCCTTCCGGAACCGGCTGTTGAAGGACTCTGTGTGCCTGGAAAACTGCACACTGCAGGAGAGGTCACTCACAGGCACTGTGAAAGTCCGAAACCTTGGCTTTGAGAAATCTGTCCAGGTCCGGTTGACCGTTGACTCATGGAAAACCCACACAGACATTGACTGCACCTTCATGAACAACGTCTACAGTTGCCAGGACACAGATACATTCACCTTTGTCTTCGATCTGCCAAGTTATGTGCATCCTTATAATAAAGTAGAATTTTGCATATGTTTCAAGAGCAAAAACCAGGTTTTCTGGGACAATAATGATGGGGAAAACTACATGCTCAAACCCATTGGGTGGAATAGAGAGGATGTGCAAACACTGTCCAAAACCATTGTTGAGCATAAGAACGGCAATAAACTACTGGAGATGGAGTTTGACCAGTTTGGAAGTCCCCGTTTATCAAGTGGACTCTTTCCTGGGTGGCAAAGCTTGGGCAGAATTGAGAATGGTGCCAACTACTGGTGA